Proteins found in one Patagioenas fasciata isolate bPatFas1 chromosome 13, bPatFas1.hap1, whole genome shotgun sequence genomic segment:
- the ZFPM1 gene encoding zinc finger protein ZFPM1 isoform X5, which yields MEDGPVGEKSPLEREGAASDREGSAERDASSPPGSEESRDAPESPKEPEKPDPGENPQEPDAWNGPDELDLAMQDGERRVRSRRSLPEGFSWGPFQGSIHSELASPGHSDMSPPVTLVLEDESCWLSRLPLVPAEPDANAVIYRKDEALWCRTTRALQEDEPVCAFVVAEPPAVPNHHAVTAEPGDSPYPAALRSDIQLLPQQAGMAAILATAVVNKDVFPCKDCGIWYRSERNLQAHLMYYCASRQSAGSPALEEKPKETYPNERVCPFPQCKKSCPSASSLEIHMRSHSGERPFVCLICLSAFTTKANCERHLKVHTDTLNGVCHSCGFISTTRDILYSHLVTNHMICQPGSKGEMYSPGPALPAAKPLTPAGLNQTNNTSLRKGSLPAFLPEGLPALPQHVVLHGPLPTPPPGPDAVAPPAPPASPPNARAGKVSPPTQPQNGEGPSSSSSSSSSEPVRIKEEPASSPASEAEVPKSSGPMEGGGSPSSRTSSPRSLSSAKVKSELASPTPGSSPVPSEPGMGTAGGTVFLPQYVFGHEAAVVPQASEILAKMSELVHSRLKQGHGGTVPPTIYTGTSPAPKGATCFECEITFNNINNYYVHKRLYCSSRHLAEDSPPGVRKLKAPPGAPKGAPTPGTLLSPPAGDSQGTLAGDGDTGRDATPPTAPPEVKTEEGSGKAGSPEVEGVSGRCSEDSQSPSSSAGDEGDEDPSKTLCEACNIRFSRHETYVVHKRFYCASRHDPPLRRPTVPKVPFLPQPLRTRKRRKLYEIHGATHRPAEPTPAHEPLPVPDPPGAAPSPHANQDTEGPIDLSKKPRRQGEPAPAPLLPLADYHECTACRISFHSLDSYLAHKKYQCPATPLQPRTLEHLQKMKGAMAAPLKDRHSPGEGDPEGMRVRVAPAGSPGVPYPSADSLQRHPKGPLSPMGTKGPLSACPYCPLNGAIKGDLLEHFRNAHGLFIAKPAVAGQGVPDTPVPGAGRTPEPPLPTASPPRPPAPRLHRDSFNSKEGRDGGSSPHPPTSPQPPTSPGAPEGLREGARKPPTSPTYTDRGVQTPPTKAVPSPMPNGNHRYCRLCNIKFSSLSTFIAHKKYYCSSHAAEHVK from the exons ATGGAGGACGGCCCGGTGGGGGAGAAGAGCCCCTTGGAGAGGGAGGGGGCTGCCTCGGACCGCGAGGGCTCTGCCGAGCGCGATGCCTCCAGCCCCCCTGGCAGCGAAG AGTCCAGAGATGCCCCGGAGAGTCCAAAGGAGCCGGAGAAGCCGGATCCTGGAGAAAATCCCCAGGAACCAGACGCCTGGAACGGGCCAG ATGAGCTGGACCTGGCCATGCAGGATGGGGAGCGGCGGGTGCGAAGCCGCAGGAGCCTCCCTGAGGGTTtctcctggggacccttccaggGCAGCATCCACAGCGAGCTGGCATCGCCAGGGCACAGTGACATG AGCCCCCCCGTGACACTGGTGCTGGAGGACGAGAGCTGCTGGTTGTCCCGCCTGCCCCTTGTGCCCGCAGAGCCCGATGCCAACGCCGTCATCTACAGGAAGG acGAAGCCCTGTGGTGCCGGACAACGCGTGCTCTGCAGGAAGATGAGCCTGTGTGTGCTTTCGTGGTGGCAGAGCCACCAGCTGTCCCCAACCACCATGCGGTGACAGCGGAGCCCGGTGACTCGCCCTACCCGGCTGCGCTGCGCTCGGACAtccagctgctgccacagcaaGCGGGCATGGCTGCCATCCTGGCCACTGCCGTGGTCAACA AAGATGTCTTCCCATGCAAGGACTGCGGGATCTGGTACCGGAGCGAGCGCAACCTGCAAGCCCACCTGATGTACTACTGCGCCAGCCGGCAGAGCGCTGGCTCGCCCGCCCTGGAGGAGAAGCCCAAGGAGACGTACCCCAACGAGCGCGTCTGCCCCTTCCCCCAGTGCAAGAAGAGCTGCCCCAGTGCCAGCTCCCTGGAGATCCACATGCGGAGCCACAGCG gAGAGCGGCCGTTTGTctgcctgatctgcctgtccgcTTTCACCACGAAAGCCAACTGCGAGCGTCACCTGAAAGTGCACACGGACACCCTGAATG GTGTCTGCCACAGCtgtggcttcatctccaccacgaGGGACATCCTCTATAGCCACCTTGTCACCAACCACATGATCTGCCAGCCAGGCTCCAAGGGAGAGATGTACTCACCAGGGCCAGCCCTGCCCGCTGCCAAACCCCTCACCCCCG CAGGGCTGAACCAGACAAACAACACGTCCCTGCGGAAGGGGAGCCTGCCGGCATTCCTGCCCGAGGGGCTGCCAGCGCTGCCACAGCACGTGGTGCTGCACggccccctgcccaccccaccgCCCGGCCCCGACGCGGTGGCCCCCCCAGCACCACCTGCCTCGCCCCCCAATGCCAGGGCTGGCAAGGTCTCGCCACCCACCCAGCCACAGAACGGGGAAggaccatcatcatcatcctcatcctcatccagtGAGCCTGTCCGCATCAAGGAGGAGCCTGCCAGCAGCCCAGCCAGCGAGGCAGAGGTGCCGAAAAGCAGTGGCCCCATGGAGGGGGGTGGCAGCCCCAGCTCCCGGACCTCATCCCCCCGCAGCCTGTCCTCAGCCAAGGTCAAGTCTGAGCTCGCCAGCCCCACACCAGGCTCCAGCCCGGTGCCCAGTGAGCCAGGGATGGGCACGGCTGGTGGTACCGTCTTCCTCCCCCAGTACGTGTTTGGTCACGAAGCCGCGGTGGTGCCGCAGGCATCAGAGATCCTGGCGAAGATGTCAGAGCTGGTGCACAGCCGGCTGAAGCAGGGTCATGGTGGCACCGTGCCACCCACCATCTACACCGGCACCTCGCCGGCGCCCAAGGGTGCCACGTGCTTCGAGTGCGAGATCACCTTCAACAACATCAACAACTACTACGTGCACAAGCGGCTCTACTGTTCCAGCCGGCACCTGGCCGAGGACAGCCCCCCTGGGGTGCGCAAGCTCAAAGCCCCACCCGGGGCACCCAAGGGCGCTCCCACTCCAGGGACGCTGCTGTCCCCCCCAGCGGGTGACAGTCAGGGGACACTGGCAGGAGATGGGGACACCGGCCGGGATGCTACGCCACCAACTGCCCCACCAGAGGTAAAAACAGAGGAGGGAAGCGGCAAAGCGGGGTCTCCTGAAGTGGAGGGGGTGTCGGGACGGTGCAGTGAGGACAGCCAGAGCCCCAGCAGCTCAGCAGGAGACGAGGGGGATGAGGACCCCAGCAAGACGCTGTGTGAGGCATGCAACATCCGCTTCAGCCGCCACGAGACCTACGTGGTACACAAGCGTTTCTACTGTGCCTCCCGCCATGACCCCCCGCTCCGCCGCCCCACTGTCCCCAAAgtccccttcctcccccaacCCCTCCGTACCCGCAAGCGCCGTAAGCTCTACGAGATCCACGGGGCCACTCACCGCCCCGCCGAACCCACACCTGCCCACGAACCGCTGCCAGTCCCCGACCCACCGGGGGCTGCCCCCTCGCCCCACGCCAACCAAGACACCGAGGGTCCCATCGATCTGAGCAAGAAGCCACGGCGCCAGGGTGAACCGGCGCCGGCACCACTGCTGCCCTTGGCCGACTACCACGAGTGCACCGCCTGCCGCATCAGCTTCCACAGCCTCGACTCCTACCTGGCCCACAAGAAGTACCAGTGCCCAGCCAcccccctgcagccccgcaccctcGAGCACCTCCAGAAGATGAAGGGAGCCATGGCTGCCCCCCTCAAGGACCGGCACAGCCCCGGCGAGGGGGACCCCGAAGGCATGCGGGTGAGGGTGGCTCCAGCAGGGAGCCCCGGCGTCCCCTACCCCAGTGCGGACTCACTGCAGCGTCACCCCAAAGGTCCCCTGtcacccatggggacaaagggacctcTCTCTGCTTGTCCCTACTGTCCCCTCAATGGGGCCATCAAGGGCGATCTCCTCGAGCACTTCCGTAACGCCCACGGGCTCTTCATAGCCAAGCCGGCGGTGGCCGGGCAGGGCGTCCCTGACACCCCGGTGCCCGGTGCTGGCAGGACACCCGAACCCCCACTCCCCACCGCGTCACCGCCCCGCCCGCCTGCCCCCCGCCTCCACCGGGACAGTTTCAACAGCAAGGAGGGGCGGGATGGCGGCAGCAGCCCCCATCCCCCCACGTCGCCCCAGCCCCCCACTTCGCCCGGAGCCCCTGAGGGACTACGGGAAGGCGCCCGCAAGCCCCCCACCTCCCCTACCTACACGGACAGGGGGGTGCAGACCCCCCCAACCAAGGCTGTACCCAGCCCCATGCCCAATGGCAACCACAGGTACTGTCGCCTCTGCAACATCAAATTCAGCAGCCTCTCCACCTTCATCGCCCACAAGAAGTATTACTGCTCCTCCCACGCCGCCGAGCACGTCAAGTAA
- the ZFPM1 gene encoding zinc finger protein ZFPM1 isoform X2 — MSRRKQSNPRQIKRSLAAMEDGPVGEKSPLEREGAASDREGSAERDASSPPGSEESRDAPESPKEPEKPDPGENPQEPDAWNGPDELDLAMQDGERRVRSRRSLPEGFSWGPFQGSIHSELASPGHSDMSPPVTLVLEDESCWLSRLPLVPAEPDANAVIYRKDEALWCRTTRALQEDEPVCAFVVAEPPAVPNHHAVTAEPGDSPYPAALRSDIQLLPQQAGMAAILATAVVNKDVFPCKDCGIWYRSERNLQAHLMYYCASRQSAGSPALEEKPKETYPNERVCPFPQCKKSCPSASSLEIHMRSHSGERPFVCLICLSAFTTKANCERHLKVHTDTLNGVCHSCGFISTTRDILYSHLVTNHMICQPGSKGEMYSPGPALPAAKPLTPAGLNQTNNTSLRKGSLPAFLPEGLPALPQHVVLHGPLPTPPPGPDAVAPPAPPASPPNARAGKVSPPTQPQNGEGPSSSSSSSSSEPVRIKEEPASSPASEAEVPKSSGPMEGGGSPSSRTSSPRSLSSAKVKSELASPTPGSSPVPSEPGMGTAGGTVFLPQYVFGHEAAVVPQASEILAKMSELVHSRLKQGHGGTVPPTIYTGTSPAPKGATCFECEITFNNINNYYVHKRLYCSSRHLAEDSPPGVRKLKAPPGAPKGAPTPGTLLSPPAGDSQGTLAGDGDTGRDATPPTAPPEVKTEEGSGKAGSPEVEGVSGRCSEDSQSPSSSAGDEGDEDPSKTLCEACNIRFSRHETYVVHKRFYCASRHDPPLRRPTVPKVPFLPQPLRTRKRRKLYEIHGATHRPAEPTPAHEPLPVPDPPGAAPSPHANQDTEGPIDLSKKPRRQGEPAPAPLLPLADYHECTACRISFHSLDSYLAHKKYQCPATPLQPRTLEHLQKMKGAMAAPLKDRHSPGEGDPEGMRVRVAPAGSPGVPYPSADSLQRHPKGPLSPMGTKGPLSACPYCPLNGAIKGDLLEHFRNAHGLFIAKPAVAGQGVPDTPVPGAGRTPEPPLPTASPPRPPAPRLHRDSFNSKEGRDGGSSPHPPTSPQPPTSPGAPEGLREGARKPPTSPTYTDRGVQTPPTKAVPSPMPNGNHRYCRLCNIKFSSLSTFIAHKKYYCSSHAAEHVK, encoded by the exons ATGTCCAGGAGGAAACAGAGCAACCCCCGGCAGATCAAAC GTTCCCTGGCAGCGATGGAGGACGGCCCGGTGGGGGAGAAGAGCCCCTTGGAGAGGGAGGGGGCTGCCTCGGACCGCGAGGGCTCTGCCGAGCGCGATGCCTCCAGCCCCCCTGGCAGCGAAG AGTCCAGAGATGCCCCGGAGAGTCCAAAGGAGCCGGAGAAGCCGGATCCTGGAGAAAATCCCCAGGAACCAGACGCCTGGAACGGGCCAG ATGAGCTGGACCTGGCCATGCAGGATGGGGAGCGGCGGGTGCGAAGCCGCAGGAGCCTCCCTGAGGGTTtctcctggggacccttccaggGCAGCATCCACAGCGAGCTGGCATCGCCAGGGCACAGTGACATG AGCCCCCCCGTGACACTGGTGCTGGAGGACGAGAGCTGCTGGTTGTCCCGCCTGCCCCTTGTGCCCGCAGAGCCCGATGCCAACGCCGTCATCTACAGGAAGG acGAAGCCCTGTGGTGCCGGACAACGCGTGCTCTGCAGGAAGATGAGCCTGTGTGTGCTTTCGTGGTGGCAGAGCCACCAGCTGTCCCCAACCACCATGCGGTGACAGCGGAGCCCGGTGACTCGCCCTACCCGGCTGCGCTGCGCTCGGACAtccagctgctgccacagcaaGCGGGCATGGCTGCCATCCTGGCCACTGCCGTGGTCAACA AAGATGTCTTCCCATGCAAGGACTGCGGGATCTGGTACCGGAGCGAGCGCAACCTGCAAGCCCACCTGATGTACTACTGCGCCAGCCGGCAGAGCGCTGGCTCGCCCGCCCTGGAGGAGAAGCCCAAGGAGACGTACCCCAACGAGCGCGTCTGCCCCTTCCCCCAGTGCAAGAAGAGCTGCCCCAGTGCCAGCTCCCTGGAGATCCACATGCGGAGCCACAGCG gAGAGCGGCCGTTTGTctgcctgatctgcctgtccgcTTTCACCACGAAAGCCAACTGCGAGCGTCACCTGAAAGTGCACACGGACACCCTGAATG GTGTCTGCCACAGCtgtggcttcatctccaccacgaGGGACATCCTCTATAGCCACCTTGTCACCAACCACATGATCTGCCAGCCAGGCTCCAAGGGAGAGATGTACTCACCAGGGCCAGCCCTGCCCGCTGCCAAACCCCTCACCCCCG CAGGGCTGAACCAGACAAACAACACGTCCCTGCGGAAGGGGAGCCTGCCGGCATTCCTGCCCGAGGGGCTGCCAGCGCTGCCACAGCACGTGGTGCTGCACggccccctgcccaccccaccgCCCGGCCCCGACGCGGTGGCCCCCCCAGCACCACCTGCCTCGCCCCCCAATGCCAGGGCTGGCAAGGTCTCGCCACCCACCCAGCCACAGAACGGGGAAggaccatcatcatcatcctcatcctcatccagtGAGCCTGTCCGCATCAAGGAGGAGCCTGCCAGCAGCCCAGCCAGCGAGGCAGAGGTGCCGAAAAGCAGTGGCCCCATGGAGGGGGGTGGCAGCCCCAGCTCCCGGACCTCATCCCCCCGCAGCCTGTCCTCAGCCAAGGTCAAGTCTGAGCTCGCCAGCCCCACACCAGGCTCCAGCCCGGTGCCCAGTGAGCCAGGGATGGGCACGGCTGGTGGTACCGTCTTCCTCCCCCAGTACGTGTTTGGTCACGAAGCCGCGGTGGTGCCGCAGGCATCAGAGATCCTGGCGAAGATGTCAGAGCTGGTGCACAGCCGGCTGAAGCAGGGTCATGGTGGCACCGTGCCACCCACCATCTACACCGGCACCTCGCCGGCGCCCAAGGGTGCCACGTGCTTCGAGTGCGAGATCACCTTCAACAACATCAACAACTACTACGTGCACAAGCGGCTCTACTGTTCCAGCCGGCACCTGGCCGAGGACAGCCCCCCTGGGGTGCGCAAGCTCAAAGCCCCACCCGGGGCACCCAAGGGCGCTCCCACTCCAGGGACGCTGCTGTCCCCCCCAGCGGGTGACAGTCAGGGGACACTGGCAGGAGATGGGGACACCGGCCGGGATGCTACGCCACCAACTGCCCCACCAGAGGTAAAAACAGAGGAGGGAAGCGGCAAAGCGGGGTCTCCTGAAGTGGAGGGGGTGTCGGGACGGTGCAGTGAGGACAGCCAGAGCCCCAGCAGCTCAGCAGGAGACGAGGGGGATGAGGACCCCAGCAAGACGCTGTGTGAGGCATGCAACATCCGCTTCAGCCGCCACGAGACCTACGTGGTACACAAGCGTTTCTACTGTGCCTCCCGCCATGACCCCCCGCTCCGCCGCCCCACTGTCCCCAAAgtccccttcctcccccaacCCCTCCGTACCCGCAAGCGCCGTAAGCTCTACGAGATCCACGGGGCCACTCACCGCCCCGCCGAACCCACACCTGCCCACGAACCGCTGCCAGTCCCCGACCCACCGGGGGCTGCCCCCTCGCCCCACGCCAACCAAGACACCGAGGGTCCCATCGATCTGAGCAAGAAGCCACGGCGCCAGGGTGAACCGGCGCCGGCACCACTGCTGCCCTTGGCCGACTACCACGAGTGCACCGCCTGCCGCATCAGCTTCCACAGCCTCGACTCCTACCTGGCCCACAAGAAGTACCAGTGCCCAGCCAcccccctgcagccccgcaccctcGAGCACCTCCAGAAGATGAAGGGAGCCATGGCTGCCCCCCTCAAGGACCGGCACAGCCCCGGCGAGGGGGACCCCGAAGGCATGCGGGTGAGGGTGGCTCCAGCAGGGAGCCCCGGCGTCCCCTACCCCAGTGCGGACTCACTGCAGCGTCACCCCAAAGGTCCCCTGtcacccatggggacaaagggacctcTCTCTGCTTGTCCCTACTGTCCCCTCAATGGGGCCATCAAGGGCGATCTCCTCGAGCACTTCCGTAACGCCCACGGGCTCTTCATAGCCAAGCCGGCGGTGGCCGGGCAGGGCGTCCCTGACACCCCGGTGCCCGGTGCTGGCAGGACACCCGAACCCCCACTCCCCACCGCGTCACCGCCCCGCCCGCCTGCCCCCCGCCTCCACCGGGACAGTTTCAACAGCAAGGAGGGGCGGGATGGCGGCAGCAGCCCCCATCCCCCCACGTCGCCCCAGCCCCCCACTTCGCCCGGAGCCCCTGAGGGACTACGGGAAGGCGCCCGCAAGCCCCCCACCTCCCCTACCTACACGGACAGGGGGGTGCAGACCCCCCCAACCAAGGCTGTACCCAGCCCCATGCCCAATGGCAACCACAGGTACTGTCGCCTCTGCAACATCAAATTCAGCAGCCTCTCCACCTTCATCGCCCACAAGAAGTATTACTGCTCCTCCCACGCCGCCGAGCACGTCAAGTAA